In Struthio camelus isolate bStrCam1 chromosome 20, bStrCam1.hap1, whole genome shotgun sequence, the DNA window GTGGCTCTGCAGCAGTGCATTGCCTAAGATCACCCCAACGTATTTCTTTACTCACTGCCCATCCATCTAAAGCAATCCTTGCATCTCCTGGGGATGCATTCGCAGGGCTCCTCACAAGTGTAAGGGTAAGGCTGTCACTGCCTGCTCCAGGATAAGAGCTCTTCAGTAATCTCGAGGCTCAGTAACCAGGAGAGTGGTGAAAGCAGCTCCCTTCCCTGTTTGCCTGAGAGTCCAGGGGAAATAAATGACAGGACGGGGCTGGTCTGCTCTTTGTAACAAGGGAGAAGCAGGCTGTAGGAGCACAACCTTAGGGTGGCCTCATTCCAGGCCATGACTCCTCCGTCTCATGGAAATCAAAAGATAGCAATGGAAATCTGATGGATACAGTAGCCCTTGTTCAGCAGGCTCAGCTGTCTGATTTGTTTTTATGAGTGGTTTTACAAGCAATCTTGCCATGGTGCTGATCAGCTTGTGCCAGCAGTTCCCTCGAGAATGGCCAGAATCGGGGAGCTTCACATGAGAGTCAGAAACACCTGCTGTCCCCAGGCCACAGACCGGGAAATATGTGCTGGTGTGCCTGTGTGCTTTGGGGCTGCAGGGCATTAGTTACCAAGCAGTTGAGATGCTGACATGCTCcttaagatatttttgtttgcagaTTTTTGGAGGGCAAGGGGAATAATAAACACAGTTTGAATTTTTGGCAGCAGTTTTAATAAGCTGAAATGCCTTTACCTTGAGTAAGGTTTGTGCATGTGTACGTGTGGGATCATGTGTGCACCTGGTGTCACAGTCAGAACTTGGGGACCATTTCCTCAAGCCCAGCTCTTCCACAGGTTATACACCTTCCTTGTACACCTTCCTTGGAGTCCTTGACCTGACTAGGTTCTGGCATGACCCAGTAAAGGGCAGCAGAGTTTTAGCAAGAGGACTTCAATAACACTGTCCCCTGGGCACAACAGTCCCATGTCGTTTGATGGGGTTGTAGCTGCGCAGCGTTCTCTTGCTCTGAAGAGCTGACTTCTGCCTGTTTTATGGCTCTGCACGTATCTGCCCCTGAAGATGAATGTGCTCTGATCCCAGCCTTTACGAATGAGGTTCATCTGGTGTTCTGTAGCCAATAGACTCCCGGGCCCCAAACTTTTCTGCTAGTCATCTCACCTCCCTTTTTTCGCTTCCAAACTTGTGACCTCGCTTCCTGATGGGAACCCTGTTCTGCATGTGAATTGCCATCTTGATTTCCACTTGTGCCTGTCAGAGACCCAAGGGAGGAACCCCCTGTATGAGGCAATGCTgtactttcttccttctccttttccccctccatccccacTGCCTGCATCTCCAGAGCCGAGTATGAGCCTTTCTTCAAATGGTTGTTTTTAACATGCAGTACTTTGTGTTAGCCCGTTTACTGAGAGGAAATAGATTTACCAGATAAATCCCAGCAGGCCTGTACATGTTGCCACTGTCTGGTgtattgcaataaaaatatacattaaaataagtataaatacatatttacagtGTACAAGGAAAAGCCAGGAGTACACATACTGTTTTGAGTTTCCAGAATGCATATTAATGACTAACAGCTTAGGCACAGGATAAAAACATGGGCAAATACATTTTAGGTCTTAATCTGCAGTCAGGAGAATGGCTTTGGATTTACAGCAGTGTAACTAAGGACAGGATCaaacctcttttctcttttctcctggcAGTAAATGAATTTTCTGCTTGCACCGTTTCTTTCTTGCCTGTGATGGCAGCCTTCCTTCTCAAGCATTTGGAGAGAAATGGCTACTGCCACAGCCTGTGCTCCAGGCCAGTTCCCACTGGTGGTGTTGTCCGATGCTGTGTGTTCAGGGATGTAGTTATGGAGCAGTCTGTCCAGCGCTGCAATGCCCTACTTATCTGAAAGTGCTTATCTTTTTAATGCTATGATAACATTTTGCCCTTCCTCTGAAGATTTCAAGGGACTCTACAAACCTGAATGAATGACTCTACATCACCAGGTGTGGTGGAGAAATAAAAGCCCAGAGTAGTACAGTGACTTGCCAGAGGCGATATAATAACAACGTAGCAGAGCTGAGAGAGAAACCAGCTTTCTATTTGTTCCAGCCCTTTATTTCAAGGACCTCTGGACCTGGAAGAAGGCAGAAATACCACTGCTCTGTTTGTCTAATGCTTGTAAGGTACTCTCGTATTATGCCAGTGTGTACAGGCTAGATCACTTCCTCCTTTAAGAGAGCGACAGGAAAGCATAACTCTCTGGCTCTAGACATCAATATCCAAGGGCCATTCCTGACCATACAGTGACACACAATTCCCCAAGACAGATCTAAGCTGGTATGTCCAACATGCAGTGAAATATCATGGGACATACTAGCCTGGGTTCCCAGAGCAGCCAGTTTCACTCACGTGGTACTAGACACAGGACTTAATAGCTTGTGCCTTGTGCTGTGGCTTGGCTCTTTCTGGAGCTCACTTGGTTGCCACTAAGCCAGAGATCTCTGCAATTCTGTGTGGATGAGGAATGCATTCAGAGACCCTTGTTAGCAGCTAGGGGAGCATCTAAGGAgctgtttttttcagtattttactcCCACTCCAAGCTAAAAATACAACACAGTTAATTTGTCACCTGATCACAGTACATGCTCTACTGAAAGAAAATGACTTTAGGTGTTTGTTGCCAGAATTTTTGACCTGGGCAAGTCTCTGCAAAAGCCCTCTCCAGGTTCAGCAAAGCTCACTGAATGCAATCTATTTGCATGCCCTGGCCTTATCTTCCTAGCTATCAAAGCAGAACGTGGTTAAGGCACCAGCTTGGCACAGATTGTTGGTACCAGGAGTCTAGGAGCTCCCACCTCATTGCTGGTCAATCTGATGAACTGTGCTCTGCACATGGTGTAAATCCAGAGTAATAGCGACCTTGGAGCAATTTCTCTGGATTTGCACTTGAGCAGGTTATGTCAGATCTGGCCCAGGACCTGCTGCAATTAAAAAGTGAGAGCTGCCCCTAGTTTCTTTGCCGCATACTGGGATGTTCAAGGCCCTGCGTAGGTGCCTGAACACCAAAGCCAATGCTGTGGCTTTGCCAGTTCCCAGGGGAATGTCCAGCGATACGACCTTAGCAAGCTGGGTGGCCCCATACCAGATGGAGAGTCTGCTTCCCTGGAACATGCACTGGCAATGGGAGCTCCAACAAAGACCTGGGGCAGTCCCTCATTTGAGACTGTGTTGGGTCTCTCGGTGCCTCCGTAGATCCACCTTGCGCTGGAAGCCCTTGGCACAGAGCTCGCAGCTGAAGGGCTTGAAGCCAGTGTGCTTGCGGCTGTGGGTGATGAGGTTGGAGCTCTGGCTGAAGGCCTTGCCACACACCTGGCATTTGTGGGGCTTCtctcctgcagggcagaggaAACAGTAAGAAACACCTTAGCAtatgagagaagggagaaaaaaatactttcaacagACTTAAACCTGACTGGCTATGTTTGGGCATCAAGGTCCTGTCCCCAGCTGTCCTCCTAATGTGTCTGTACTCTGATCCAGCATCAGAGTGAGAAGAACTAGAAGCAGTCCTCCCCACGTGGGTgtgagctgtgcagagcagctgcaTCTGGGGCTGGATACCGCCATGATGTGCCCCAGCGGCAGGGCAGTAACCACCTCCTTGTCACACAAAGGAGGACATGCATATCAGGGATGCTTAGATGTTCTGCTCTCTTACTTCAGTGAAGAGTGACCTTCCAGTGCCTCTATTGTACATAGGCACTTATGCCCCGTCCACCATCTCTGTATGCAGGAATTGTGTACGTGCATAAAAATGATGGACTCGAATTTGCTTTTACTTATTGTGAACACTTTGTTTCTCACCAGTGTGGATGTAAGTGTGTTTCTTCATATCTGACTTCTGGTGGAAGCGCTTGCCACAGTACTGGCAGGGATAGGGTCGTGTGTCTGAATGGATCAGAAGGTGAGTGGATAGGGTAGAGGAACGTTTGAATGTCTTCCCACACATCTTGCACTCAAAGCTTCTCTCCTGTTAGGGAAAGAAAATTGTGGGGTAGAAGATGAAAGGAGCATTACTTATGCAACGGCTTACATCCTGTGGTCTGAACTCCTGCACCTTGTAGGAGGAGGTGAGGCATAGAAGAACCGGTAGGAAAAATCCTCCCCTCCCCATCCAAGAAATTCTCGAGGACAGTCTGAGATTTGTGAGACCAGAGATTTATCATCTATGGTCTTCAGAGCTCCTATCACTGTCACTGGTTGATACAACAAAGCCATCACATTTGTCATCTAGGAAATGATACTTCTCTTATAATAGAATAAATAACAGCTAAGTTCCAAGCACTCTTGAGCTCTGGAGAACTGCTTCTCTGGAAGGAGGCTACCCACCTGGGAGTGAATGTTGGTGTGCTGCTCCAGGCTTACAGCGTGTCCAAAAGTTTTGCCACATACTTCACAAGCAAAGGGCCGGGTCCCGCTATGAGACCTCCGGACATGGACCTCCAGTCCATGGGGAGTGGAGAATACCTGAAAAAGAGTAATCTGGCAGTGATTTTCCATGAAGCAGCTGTGTCTCCatctctgttttcagtttcttcccTTTATTTGACTTCCCTCTCATGGGCCGTGTGAGCAGCATCATTCCCAGCGCCCTTATCCCCAGTGAGGAGAACGCGCAGGCACCGATTTCCGGCCAGATGCCTTGTGCTTTGTTGTAACACAGTGGTACACTGATGCACATGATGAAAATGACCCCAGATCCTCCCCAGCCCTAAGGTTCCCCTTTGTAACACACCTTGTTGCACTTCACGCAGTGGTAGGTCTCCATGTCCGAGGAGTAATGCATGCTGTAATCCAAAGGAGGCTCGGCACTTGGGAGGAGGTGGCTTCCATACAGGCTAACGGGGCGCTCCAAGAGGGCTGACTGCATAGTGGAAGACATCTGTCGGTAGCTGTATGGCGAATGGAAGGCATCCCAAGAAAAGCCGGTTTTATAGAAGGTGGGCGTGCTTGTCAGATTAGTGCAGTCTTTGATCTGCAGCCCTGGGATGGCCATCTCTGAGtttgcaaaggagagagagaagtgagTGTCATGCCATTGCCTGCAGCTGAGCACAAGTGCAAAGGCTCCCCAGCCACCTTATCCCTATTTAATGTCCTGTTTGACCTTGGGAAGGAGTCAGTAACTCTTTGTTCTTTGATTCAAATCCCTACACAAAGTTCCTACCACGACTTTGATTTCAGTCTAAGGAAATGTTAGGGGAGAGGGGATGCTAAGGGAATATTAATCCCCTACTAGTTTTAATTCGTGTGGGGTTTGAACAAGTGTTATGTGGACACCGACTTTCACCCACAGAGCATAGAGTTGCATTAGTCCTCGAGGTTGGAAGGCTCACTCATTGGTTACCTATAGCCACAGCCTTCAGGGATGTGCTAATCTAGAAGCACAGAGAGAAATACAGAATGCTCTTCATGAGCTCTACCTGAGACAAGCCTGATGATTGGTGTCAAAATAAGAACTATCATTTACTGAAAATCTGGACCCTGTCATCGGGGCTCCATAGGCCAACCTAA includes these proteins:
- the GFI1B gene encoding zinc finger protein Gfi-1b, with product MPRSFLVKSKKAHTYHQHRFVEDDLPTLTWDPVTSPSTAIGDKIPEDIKRQDLECLVPKQEKDPSELKEESVPAQYLSRMLPGPSATEMAIPGLQIKDCTNLTSTPTFYKTGFSWDAFHSPYSYRQMSSTMQSALLERPVSLYGSHLLPSAEPPLDYSMHYSSDMETYHCVKCNKVFSTPHGLEVHVRRSHSGTRPFACEVCGKTFGHAVSLEQHTNIHSQERSFECKMCGKTFKRSSTLSTHLLIHSDTRPYPCQYCGKRFHQKSDMKKHTYIHTGEKPHKCQVCGKAFSQSSNLITHSRKHTGFKPFSCELCAKGFQRKVDLRRHRETQHSLK